From Gloeomargarita sp. SRBZ-1_bins_9:
CTTGGAGGGCCCGCCGTCGCGCCATGAGGTCCCGCTGCGCCCGCAGTTGCACCATGGGGTCGTGCAGGATCTTGTTGACAATGCCCTTGGTGAGGGCCTCGACAATTTCCCGCTGCTTGTTGCTCAAATCCGCCCCCAAGCGAGAAAGGGCCTTTTCCAACTCCTGGGTGCGAATGGCCTCCACTTTTTCCCGCAATTGGTTTAACGTGGGCACCGTTTCCAGAGATTGCCACCACAGGTCAAAGGCTTCCAGTTCCTCCTCTAAGATGGCCTCGGCTTCTAGGACCATCTGCCGCCGCCGCTCCTGATTGCGACTGACCACCTCCCGCAAATCATCCACGTTATAGGTATGCACATGGGGCAGCTCGTTCACATCCGGGGAAACATTACGGGGCACTGAAATGTCAAACAGCATCAACGACTGCTGCGGCAACAACCAGGACTGCAACAACGCCCGGTGAATCAGCGGCTCCGTCGAGGCCGTGCTGGTGAACACCACATCCGATTCGGGAATGGTCTTGGCCAGGTCCTCCAGGGGACGGAGGTGGATTTCCGTTTCCGGGAATTGACTGGCCAGTTCGGTGGCCCGTTCCAGGGAGCGGTTGACCAGGGTTAAACGATGGATCCCTTTGGCCACCAGGTGGGTCACCAGCAACCGCGCCATTTTCCCGGCCCCCACCACCGTTATCCGCGCCCGGGACAGATGGGGCACCCGCAGGCAAGCCAGTTCCACCGCCGCCGAAGAAATGGACATCGCCCCGCTACTGATGCCCGTTTCCGCTCGCACCCGCTTGCCCGCCTCCAACGCCCCCCGCAACAGGCGGTTCAACACCGTGCCCGTGCCCTTCGCTTCTTGCCCCAACTTATGGCAGTGCTTGACCTGCGCCAGGATTTGCCCTTCCCCCAGCACCAAACTATCCAGACCAGCAGCCACCCGCAGCAAGTGCATGACCGCGTCTTGGTGTAGCAGGGTGAACAGATAAGGCCGCAACTGGGGCAGGGGAATGCCACTGTGCTCGGACAAAAAGGCCGTTACTTCCCGGATGCCGTGGTGGGTCTCACCCGTGACAAAATAAACCTCCATCCGGTTGCAGGTACACAACACCGTGGCCTCCTGGATGTGGGGATAGCTGCACAACTGCTGAATAGCCGCCACCCGCTTTTCCTCGGGAATGCTCAGTTTTTCCCGCACCTCCACCGGCGCTGTTTTGTGGCTC
This genomic window contains:
- a CDS encoding glutamyl-tRNA reductase translates to MPVAVVGLSHKTAPVEVREKLSIPEEKRVAAIQQLCSYPHIQEATVLCTCNRMEVYFVTGETHHGIREVTAFLSEHSGIPLPQLRPYLFTLLHQDAVMHLLRVAAGLDSLVLGEGQILAQVKHCHKLGQEAKGTGTVLNRLLRGALEAGKRVRAETGISSGAMSISSAAVELACLRVPHLSRARITVVGAGKMARLLVTHLVAKGIHRLTLVNRSLERATELASQFPETEIHLRPLEDLAKTIPESDVVFTSTASTEPLIHRALLQSWLLPQQSLMLFDISVPRNVSPDVNELPHVHTYNVDDLREVVSRNQERRRQMVLEAEAILEEELEAFDLWWQSLETVPTLNQLREKVEAIRTQELEKALSRLGADLSNKQREIVEALTKGIVNKILHDPMVQLRAQRDLMARRRALQALHTLFNLNPEESLSRS